A portion of the Lampris incognitus isolate fLamInc1 chromosome 9, fLamInc1.hap2, whole genome shotgun sequence genome contains these proteins:
- the sbk3 gene encoding uncharacterized serine/threonine-protein kinase SBK3 — protein MAAVVAAQELDELCFLSAQSMSSLKTSNHFQMVKLLGEGSYGKVMLAIHKKRGTPMALKFFPRKSTSLISFLREYNLSLSFCTHPSLTRALGIFFSTPTYYVFAQQAGLYGDLYSVIVSEEGVGEECVQRVMSQLSGAVSHLHSLGFVHRDIKPENIFLCDSSCRWVKLGDFGLVRPVGSTVRAVWYDSPFCTPEVEPAKELELEVERGNREPEDIWITVETSIDSWALGVLVYCLLTGCFPWAESTHDDASYRRYKAWLDREAKEEEGNDGGRRGHEKETETNDPRLIGEEKPTSNPPPPQFAGLSSLVMTLLRELLHPEPKLRGSPEEILCYLGGPWLMETEKEERRKAEEAAKEARKIREGAGVEEERAREGRGER, from the exons ATGGCC GCTGTGGTAGCAGCTCAGGAACTTGATGAGCTATGTTTCCTGTCGGCCCAGTCCATGTCAAGTCTGAAGACCTCCAACCACTTCCAGATGGTCAAACTCCTGGGAGAGGGTTCCTACGGCAAGGTCATGTTGGCCATACACAAAAAGAGAG GCACTCCCATGGCTTTGAAGTTCTTCCCGCGTAAGTCGACCTCCCTCATCTCGTTCCTGCGTGAATACAACCTGTCGCTCTCCTTCTGCACCCACCCGTCTCTGACGAGAGCCCTGGGCATCTTCTTCTCCACGCCGACCTACTACGTCTTCGCCCAGCAGGCGGGCCTCTATGGGGACCTGTACAGTGTCATCGTGTCAGAG gaggGAGTTGGGGAGGAGTGCGTCCAGAGGGTGATGTCCCAGCTGAGCGGCGCCGTGTCACACCTCCACTCTCTGGGCTTTGTCCACCGGGACATCAAGCCGGAGAACATCTTCCTGTGCGACAGCTCCTGTCGCTGGGTCAAACTGGGGGACTTCGGCCTCGTCCGTCCCGTTGGCTCCACGGTCCGGGCTGTGTGGTACGACTCCCCCTTCTGCACTCCTGAGGTGGAGCCGGCCAAGGAGTTGGAACTGGAGGTGGAGCGAGGGAACAGAGAGCCGGAGGACATCTGGATAACGGTGGAGACCAGCATCGATAGCTGGGCCCTCGGGGTGCTGGTTTACTGCCTGCTGACCGGCTGCTTCCCCTGGGCAGAGAGTACCCACGACGACGCCAGCTACCGCAGGTACAAGGCGTGGCTCGACcgtgaggccaaagaggaggaggGGAACGACGGGGGCCGGCGGGGTCACGAGAAGGAAACGGAGACGAACGACCCCAGGCTAATCGGGGAGGAGAAGCCGACGAGCAACCCTCCCCCTCCTCAGTTTGCGGGCCTCAGCAGCCTCGTGATGACTCTTTTGAGGGAGCTGCTGCACCCAGAGCCCAAGCTCCGCGGGAGCCCGGAGGAAATCCTCTGCTACCTCGGAGGGCCGTGGCTGATGGAgacggagaaagaggagaggaggaaggcggaGGAGGCGGCGAAGGAGGCTCGAAAAATAAGGGAGGGAGCGGGCGTGGAGGAGGAGCGGGCGAGGGAGGGACGAGGGGAGAGATAA